From Schistocerca americana isolate TAMUIC-IGC-003095 chromosome 11, iqSchAmer2.1, whole genome shotgun sequence, the proteins below share one genomic window:
- the LOC124553463 gene encoding uncharacterized protein LOC124553463, with protein sequence MGKTQIWEKRKYGKTANMGKTQIWEKRKYGQNANMGKTQIWEKRKYGKNANMGNTQIWETRKYGNNANMGKTQIWEKRKYGIHKNMGKPQISENRKYGKTLIWENRKHGKDANMGKTQIWEKRKYGENANMGKTHIWEKRKYGKNANMCQTQIWDNCKYGTNSNLGQAQIWDKRKYGTNHEFMSNLKTQIWEKRKYGKNANMGKTQIWDKRKYGKNANMGRTQIWEKRKYWKTANMG encoded by the exons atgggaaaaacgcaaatatgggaaaaacgtaaatatggaaaaaccgcaaatatgggaaaaacgcaaatatgggaaaaacgcaaatatgggcagaacgcaaatatgggaaaaacgcaaatatgggaaaaacgcaaatatgggaaaaacgcaaatatgggaaacacgcaaatatgggaaacacgcaaatatgggaataacgcaaatatgggaaaaacgcaaatatgggaaaaacgcaaatatgggatacataaaaatatgggaaaaccgcaaatatcggaaaaccgcaaatatgggaaaacgctaaTTTGGGAAAATCGCAAacatgggaaagacgcaaatatgggaaaaacgcaaatatgggaaaaacgcaaatatggggaaaatgcaaatatgggaaaaacgcatatatgggaaaaacgcaaatacgggaaaaacgcaaatatgtgtcaAACACAAATTTGGGACaattgcaaatatgggacaaactcaAATCTGGGACAagcacaaatatgggacaaacgtaaatatgggacaaac catgAGTTCATGAGTAATttgaaaactcaaatatgggagaaacgcaaatatgggaaaaacgcaaatatgggaaaaacgcaaatatgggataaacgcaaatatgggaaaaacgcaaatatgggaagaacgcaaatatgggaaaaacgcaaatattggaaaaccgcaaatatgggataa